The Rhizobium leguminosarum genome includes a region encoding these proteins:
- a CDS encoding ATP-binding protein, with protein sequence MTEEINTALLAELKRLADAVERLAGPAPALNDWDAADCFVWVPLRQHLQPVKRPNRVALTLIRGVDHVRDILHENTVRFAEGYAANNVLLWGARGMGKSSLVKAVHEDVRRESSASLKLVEVHREDIASLPNLLDLLKDTPYRVIVFCDDLSFDHDDTAYKSLKAALDGGIEGRPDNVLFYATSNRRHLLPRHMMENEQSTAINPSEAVEEKVSLSDRFGLWLGFHKCSQEDYLGMIDGYADHFKLGLERDKMHAEALEWATTRGARSGRVAWQYIQDLAGRMRVHIDRG encoded by the coding sequence ATGACCGAGGAAATCAACACAGCCCTGCTTGCCGAGCTGAAACGGCTCGCAGACGCCGTCGAGCGTCTTGCCGGACCGGCACCCGCCCTCAACGACTGGGATGCTGCCGACTGTTTCGTCTGGGTGCCATTGCGCCAGCATCTGCAGCCGGTCAAGAGGCCGAACCGGGTGGCGCTGACGCTCATCCGCGGCGTCGATCACGTGCGCGACATCCTGCACGAGAATACGGTGCGTTTCGCCGAGGGGTATGCCGCCAACAATGTGCTGCTCTGGGGCGCGCGCGGCATGGGCAAATCCTCACTGGTCAAGGCCGTGCACGAGGATGTCAGGCGCGAAAGCAGCGCCTCGCTGAAACTGGTCGAAGTCCATCGTGAGGATATCGCCAGCCTTCCAAATCTGCTCGACCTCTTGAAGGACACGCCGTACCGCGTGATCGTCTTCTGCGACGATCTCTCTTTCGATCACGACGATACCGCCTACAAGTCGCTGAAGGCGGCACTCGACGGCGGCATCGAAGGACGGCCGGACAATGTGCTCTTCTACGCCACCTCCAACCGGCGCCATCTGCTGCCGCGCCACATGATGGAAAACGAGCAGTCGACGGCGATCAATCCGTCGGAGGCGGTCGAGGAGAAGGTTTCGCTTTCCGACCGCTTCGGCCTCTGGCTCGGCTTCCACAAATGCAGCCAGGAGGATTATCTCGGCATGATCGACGGCTATGCCGATCACTTCAAGCTCGGGCTCGAACGCGACAAGATGCATGCCGAAGCGCTGGAATGGGCAACGACGCGCGGCGCACGCTCCGGCCGCGTCGCGTGGCAGTATATTCAGGACCTGGCCGGACGCATGCGGGTTCACATCGACCGGGGCTGA
- the yajC gene encoding preprotein translocase subunit YajC — MFITPAFAQSATDTATGFGGSGFEMIILFVPLMVVWYFLLIRPQRAQAKKREETLKAIRRGDQVVTGGGLVGKVTKVIDEKEVEVEIADGVRVRIVRSGISEIRVKGEPVKADAA, encoded by the coding sequence ATGTTCATCACCCCGGCATTCGCCCAGAGCGCGACCGACACCGCAACGGGATTCGGCGGTTCCGGTTTCGAAATGATCATCCTGTTCGTGCCGCTGATGGTCGTCTGGTACTTCCTACTGATCCGTCCGCAGCGCGCACAGGCAAAAAAGCGTGAGGAAACCCTGAAGGCGATCCGTCGCGGCGACCAGGTCGTCACCGGCGGCGGTCTCGTCGGCAAGGTCACCAAGGTGATCGACGAAAAAGAAGTCGAAGTCGAGATCGCTGACGGCGTGCGCGTGCGCATCGTCCGCAGCGGCATCTCCGAGATTCGCGTCAAGGGTGAACCCGTCAAGGCCGACGCAGCGTAA
- the secDF gene encoding protein translocase subunit SecDF codes for MLHFSRWKTLLIWLVAFAAIVVAAPNLLTEAQRSSLPDWLRHDRVVLGLDLQGGSHIVLKVERSDIVRDRLEEVVANVRNALRGAGIRYTGLTGNDQTVTVRITDPAQTQAAVDLLKPLTTAGGHSGPEVALQQGDQGQLSLQISVAGITADVASARTRSLDIVGRRIAGLGNDNFLVRPDGADRIVVQVLGSVDAERLKNILNQPAKLSFHLIDESMSGQEALNGRWPATSQVLYSLDDPPVPYLVDRTAFITGSNMVDIEPVVDPQTQDTSIAYRLDAEGKERLAQATGQNIGKHLAIIFDGQVMASPVIDAAITGGEGRISANFSEDGVRDLAIMLRAGALPATLTSVEERSISPRFGADSIFNGLVAGLVAVVLVAALMIALYRILGLIAVASLFLNLILIVAVLSLAGSTLTLPGIAGIVLIVGMAVDSNVLIYERIREEEKTAHSFAEAVGRGFSRAFATIVDANVTIFIAAIILFFLGSESIRGFAVTLAIGILTTVFTAFTLTRSIVAVWLRRRHPRHLPKSVLTHLFEHANIRFMGIRRYVFTASAVISLIAMAAFATVGLHLGIDFTGGSLIEVTAKQGNADIADLNARLNDLNLGEISVERTGGPANARIRIASQGGGENAEQSAATLVRGELQDDYDFRRVEVVGPAISGELTMMATLGVLAALAAILIYIWIRFEWQFAVGAIVATLHDVIIMLGLFVLTGIEFNLTSVAAVLTIVGYSLNDTVVVYDRMRENLKRYKKMPLPILIDASINQTLSRTVLTAATTLIALLALFLFGGEVIRSFTFAMLFGVALGTFSSIYIAAPVLIVFRLRPEAPDGEESNKTGAGVKSGTVV; via the coding sequence ATGTTGCATTTTTCCCGCTGGAAAACACTTCTGATTTGGCTGGTCGCGTTTGCTGCCATCGTCGTCGCTGCGCCCAATCTGCTGACTGAGGCGCAGCGTTCCTCCCTGCCGGACTGGTTGCGGCACGACCGCGTCGTGCTTGGTCTCGACCTGCAGGGCGGCTCGCATATCGTTTTGAAGGTCGAGCGTTCCGATATCGTCAGGGACCGCCTGGAAGAGGTGGTCGCCAATGTGCGCAACGCGCTGCGCGGCGCTGGCATCCGCTATACCGGCCTCACCGGCAATGACCAGACCGTTACCGTGCGGATCACCGATCCGGCCCAGACACAGGCGGCGGTCGATCTCCTGAAGCCTTTGACGACGGCTGGTGGACATTCGGGACCTGAGGTCGCGCTGCAGCAGGGCGACCAGGGGCAGCTCTCGCTGCAGATTTCCGTCGCCGGCATTACTGCTGACGTCGCTTCCGCCCGGACCCGCTCGCTCGATATCGTTGGCCGCCGCATCGCCGGATTGGGCAATGATAATTTCCTCGTTCGCCCCGATGGCGCCGACCGCATCGTCGTGCAGGTGCTGGGATCGGTCGATGCGGAGCGGCTGAAGAACATCCTCAACCAGCCGGCCAAGCTTTCCTTTCATCTGATCGACGAAAGCATGTCGGGGCAGGAGGCGTTGAACGGCCGCTGGCCGGCGACATCGCAGGTGCTCTATTCGCTTGACGATCCGCCGGTACCGTATCTCGTCGACCGCACGGCTTTCATCACCGGCAGCAACATGGTCGATATCGAGCCTGTCGTCGATCCACAGACGCAGGACACCTCGATCGCCTACCGTCTCGATGCCGAAGGCAAAGAGCGGCTGGCGCAGGCGACGGGGCAGAATATCGGCAAACACCTTGCCATCATCTTCGACGGCCAGGTGATGGCGTCACCGGTCATCGATGCGGCGATTACCGGCGGCGAGGGCCGGATTTCGGCAAACTTCTCCGAGGATGGCGTCCGCGACCTTGCGATCATGCTGCGCGCCGGCGCCTTGCCGGCGACGCTGACCAGCGTTGAGGAACGCAGCATCAGTCCGAGATTCGGCGCCGATTCCATCTTCAACGGCCTCGTTGCCGGCCTCGTCGCCGTCGTGTTGGTCGCGGCACTGATGATCGCGCTCTATCGCATCCTCGGCCTCATCGCAGTCGCCTCGCTCTTCCTCAACCTGATCCTCATCGTCGCGGTGCTCAGCCTTGCCGGTTCGACGCTCACCTTGCCGGGGATTGCCGGCATCGTGCTGATCGTCGGCATGGCGGTCGATTCGAACGTTCTGATCTATGAGCGAATCCGCGAAGAGGAAAAAACCGCCCATTCCTTTGCGGAGGCCGTCGGCCGCGGTTTCTCGCGCGCATTCGCAACCATCGTCGACGCGAACGTCACGATCTTCATTGCCGCCATCATCCTCTTCTTCCTCGGCAGCGAATCCATCCGCGGTTTCGCCGTGACGCTGGCGATCGGCATCCTGACGACCGTTTTCACGGCTTTCACGCTGACACGCTCGATCGTTGCCGTCTGGTTGAGAAGGCGCCATCCCCGGCATCTGCCGAAGAGCGTGCTGACGCATCTTTTCGAACACGCCAATATCCGCTTCATGGGGATCCGCCGTTATGTCTTTACGGCGTCGGCGGTCATCTCGCTAATCGCCATGGCCGCCTTTGCCACCGTCGGCCTGCATCTCGGCATTGATTTCACCGGCGGTTCGCTCATCGAGGTGACGGCAAAGCAGGGCAATGCCGACATCGCCGATCTCAACGCGCGCCTTAATGATCTCAATCTCGGTGAGATCAGTGTCGAGCGCACGGGCGGGCCGGCGAACGCGCGGATCCGCATCGCTTCCCAGGGAGGCGGCGAGAATGCCGAGCAGTCGGCGGCGACGCTGGTGCGCGGCGAGCTCCAAGACGATTATGACTTTCGCCGCGTCGAGGTCGTCGGTCCCGCCATCTCGGGCGAATTGACGATGATGGCGACGCTCGGCGTGCTTGCGGCACTTGCGGCGATCCTCATCTACATCTGGATCCGCTTCGAATGGCAATTCGCGGTCGGCGCCATCGTCGCAACGCTGCACGACGTCATCATCATGCTGGGTCTCTTCGTCCTCACCGGCATCGAGTTCAACCTGACGAGCGTCGCCGCCGTGCTGACCATCGTCGGTTATTCCCTGAACGATACGGTCGTGGTCTACGACCGTATGCGCGAGAATCTGAAGCGATACAAGAAGATGCCGCTGCCGATCCTGATCGATGCTTCGATCAATCAGACGCTGTCGCGCACCGTTCTGACCGCGGCGACGACATTGATCGCCTTGCTGGCGCTCTTTCTCTTCGGCGGTGAAGTCATCCGTTCCTTCACCTTTGCGATGCTCTTCGGCGTCGCTCTCGGCACCTTCTCTTCGATCTATATCGCCGCTCCTGTCTTGATCGTCTTCCGGCTGCGGCCGGAGGCTCCGGACGGGGAAGAGAGCAACAAGACGGGTGCTGGTGTAAAATCCGGCACGGTGGTTTGA
- a CDS encoding Mth938-like domain-containing protein: MAKGIEIRAAHFPGRAPIDAYGNGGFRFADMSHRGSILCLPSGIHGWDMDMSKPLSPENFRRVLDEAADIEVLLVGTGTQLRRLPEELRLALKSRGISSDPMSTGAAVRTFNIMLAEQRAVAAALIAV, encoded by the coding sequence ATGGCAAAAGGCATAGAAATCCGCGCCGCGCATTTCCCTGGGCGCGCTCCGATCGATGCTTACGGCAATGGCGGCTTTCGTTTTGCCGACATGTCGCATCGCGGCTCGATCCTTTGCCTGCCCTCCGGCATTCATGGCTGGGACATGGACATGTCGAAACCGCTGTCGCCTGAAAATTTTCGCCGAGTGCTGGATGAGGCCGCCGATATCGAGGTTCTGCTCGTCGGTACCGGAACCCAGCTTCGCCGTCTGCCCGAGGAATTGCGGCTGGCGCTGAAGTCGCGCGGCATCTCCTCCGATCCGATGAGCACCGGGGCTGCAGTGCGCACCTTCAATATCATGCTCGCCGAGCAGCGCGCCGTCGCCGCGGCGTTGATTGCGGTCTGA
- a CDS encoding phytoene/squalene synthase family protein gives MTEAHIATNQDICLAMLRDSDRDRYLACLLSPEEKRGALAALYAFNAELARIRDLVHEPLPGEVRLQYWHDLLEGSAHGSTAANPVAAALLTAIETHRLPRKTLIDMIEARTFDLYDDPMETRLSLEGYAGETASALIQLASLVLSPEEAARSADAAGHAGVAQAVAGLLLLMPLHRRRGQIYIPLQILSATGLDRDAFLAGEDRPRISAAIEAFAGLGREHLAKARAAGPIAPAVFPAFLPATLAEPVLVKAQKRGALLLDRPLQPPQWRRQLRMGLAAARRKI, from the coding sequence ATGACTGAAGCGCATATTGCGACCAACCAGGACATCTGCCTGGCGATGCTGCGTGACAGCGATCGCGACCGCTATCTCGCCTGTCTGCTGTCGCCGGAGGAAAAGCGCGGCGCGCTCGCAGCGCTTTACGCCTTCAATGCCGAGCTTGCCCGCATCCGCGATCTCGTCCACGAGCCCTTGCCCGGTGAGGTGCGGCTGCAATATTGGCACGATCTCCTGGAAGGGAGCGCACACGGCTCGACGGCGGCCAATCCCGTCGCGGCAGCACTTCTCACCGCAATCGAAACGCACCGCCTGCCGCGCAAGACGCTCATCGACATGATCGAGGCCCGGACCTTCGATCTCTATGACGATCCGATGGAGACACGTCTTTCGCTTGAAGGCTATGCCGGCGAAACGGCATCGGCGCTGATTCAGCTCGCAAGCCTGGTGCTTTCGCCGGAGGAAGCCGCACGCTCGGCCGACGCCGCCGGCCATGCCGGCGTCGCCCAGGCGGTCGCCGGGCTGTTGCTGCTGATGCCGCTGCATCGCCGCCGCGGCCAGATCTATATTCCGTTGCAGATCCTTTCCGCCACCGGTCTCGACCGCGATGCCTTCCTCGCCGGCGAAGACAGGCCGCGCATCTCTGCCGCCATCGAGGCCTTCGCCGGCCTCGGTCGCGAACATCTTGCAAAGGCGAGGGCGGCGGGGCCGATTGCGCCGGCCGTCTTTCCAGCCTTCCTGCCGGCGACGCTTGCCGAACCGGTGCTCGTCAAGGCACAGAAACGCGGCGCCTTGCTGCTCGACCGGCCGCTGCAGCCGCCGCAATGGCGCCGCCAGCTGCGGATGGGGCTGGCTGCCGCACGCCGAAAAATCTGA
- the trmFO gene encoding methylenetetrahydrofolate--tRNA-(uracil(54)-C(5))-methyltransferase (FADH(2)-oxidizing) TrmFO, producing MNTISSYSPIHVVGGGLAGSEAAWQIASSGVPVILHEMRGVRGTDAHKTDGLAELVCSNSFRSDDATSNAVGVIHAEMRMAGSLIMAAADRCQVPAGGALAVDRDGFSEAVTKAVHDHPLITVLREEVTGLPPKDWDLAIVATGPLTAPSLASAIQAETGEDSLAFFDAIAPIVYRESIDMDICWYQSRYDKVGPGGTGKDYINCPMDEAQYNAFVDALISGDTVGFKEWEGTPYFDGCLPIEVMAERGRETLRHGPMKPMGLTNAHNPTVKAYAVVQLRQDNALGTLYNMVGFQTKLKYGAQADIFRMIPGLENAEFARLGGLHRNTYINSPTLLDPSLTLKSRPGLRFAGQITGCEGYVESASVGLMAGRFAAAERKGEAISLPPATTALGSLLGHITGGHLVTDEEPGKRSFQPMNINFGLFPELQPGSIVKPEGVKRFRGKDKTIMKRQLIARRALADCAAWLGQESTLAESA from the coding sequence ATGAACACGATCTCCTCCTATTCCCCTATCCACGTTGTCGGCGGCGGGCTTGCCGGTTCAGAAGCCGCCTGGCAGATCGCCAGTTCCGGCGTTCCGGTTATCCTGCATGAAATGCGCGGGGTGCGCGGCACGGATGCGCACAAGACCGACGGTCTTGCCGAACTCGTCTGCTCCAACTCTTTCCGGTCCGACGATGCGACCAGCAATGCCGTCGGCGTCATCCATGCCGAGATGCGTATGGCGGGCTCGCTGATCATGGCCGCTGCCGACCGGTGCCAAGTACCGGCCGGTGGTGCGCTCGCCGTCGATCGCGATGGCTTCTCCGAGGCGGTGACCAAAGCGGTCCATGACCACCCGCTCATCACCGTCCTGCGTGAAGAGGTCACCGGCCTGCCGCCAAAGGATTGGGATCTTGCCATCGTCGCCACCGGACCGTTGACGGCGCCGTCGCTCGCGAGCGCAATCCAGGCGGAAACCGGCGAGGATTCGCTCGCCTTCTTCGACGCCATCGCGCCGATCGTCTACCGCGAGAGCATCGACATGGATATCTGCTGGTATCAGTCGCGCTACGACAAGGTCGGCCCCGGCGGCACCGGCAAGGATTACATCAACTGCCCGATGGACGAGGCGCAGTACAATGCCTTCGTCGATGCGCTGATATCAGGCGATACGGTCGGTTTCAAGGAATGGGAGGGCACGCCTTATTTCGACGGCTGCCTGCCGATCGAGGTGATGGCCGAACGCGGCCGCGAGACTTTGCGCCACGGACCGATGAAGCCGATGGGGCTGACGAACGCGCATAATCCGACGGTCAAGGCCTATGCCGTTGTGCAGCTGCGGCAGGACAATGCGCTCGGCACGCTCTACAATATGGTCGGCTTCCAGACGAAGCTGAAATATGGCGCGCAGGCAGACATCTTCCGGATGATCCCGGGCCTGGAAAATGCGGAATTTGCCCGTCTCGGCGGTCTCCACCGCAACACCTATATCAACTCCCCCACCCTGCTCGATCCGTCGCTGACGCTGAAATCGCGGCCCGGCCTGCGCTTTGCCGGCCAGATCACCGGCTGTGAGGGATATGTGGAAAGCGCCAGCGTCGGGCTGATGGCCGGGCGTTTCGCCGCCGCCGAACGCAAGGGTGAGGCGATTTCGCTACCGCCGGCGACGACGGCGCTCGGATCGCTGCTCGGCCATATCACCGGTGGGCACCTCGTCACCGACGAGGAGCCGGGCAAACGATCGTTCCAGCCGATGAACATCAATTTCGGGCTGTTTCCGGAGCTCCAGCCGGGTTCGATCGTCAAACCTGAAGGCGTCAAGCGCTTCCGCGGCAAGGACAAGACGATCATGAAGCGGCAGCTGATCGCACGGCGCGCGCTTGCCGACTGCGCGGCTTGGCTCGGTCAAGAATCGACGCTTGCCGAAAGCGCCTGA
- a CDS encoding DUF1127 domain-containing protein: protein MNPIRIARSWLSYRRTLNELGGLSNQTLSDIGVSRYDIRNIASRSFR, encoded by the coding sequence ATGAACCCGATCCGCATTGCAAGAAGCTGGCTCAGCTACCGTCGTACGCTCAATGAACTCGGCGGCCTTTCGAACCAGACGCTGTCCGATATCGGCGTTAGCCGCTACGACATCCGGAATATCGCATCCCGCTCGTTCCGCTAA
- a CDS encoding DUF1127 domain-containing protein, whose protein sequence is MNFSRSFNNWRKYRQTVTELGRMTNRELHDLGIDRSDIHRVAREASHR, encoded by the coding sequence ATGAACTTCTCCCGCTCTTTCAATAACTGGCGCAAGTATCGTCAGACCGTCACGGAACTCGGCCGCATGACCAACCGCGAATTGCACGATCTCGGCATCGACCGTTCGGACATCCATCGCGTTGCCCGTGAGGCTTCTCACCGCTAA
- a CDS encoding GDYXXLXY domain-containing protein — MNSFIAKLQSGKGYLLSAIIVAGLQTLILGTIIQSRASILSDGAEVLLKTAPVDPRDFLRGDYVVLNYDISSVPVQTVSGSIPAEAGERVLWVRLKKQEDGFWTVTESSFHELPPQPETVILRSQPFYSGGLAAGDSMRVEYGIERYYVPEGEGKPIEEARNDGNVAIAVRVSPDGSAQIRSLLVDGKPVYDEPLY; from the coding sequence ATGAACTCGTTCATCGCAAAGCTGCAATCCGGCAAGGGCTATCTGCTTTCGGCTATCATCGTCGCCGGTCTGCAGACCCTTATCCTCGGCACGATCATCCAGAGCCGGGCGTCGATCCTCAGCGATGGCGCCGAAGTGCTGCTGAAGACGGCGCCCGTCGATCCGCGCGATTTCCTGCGCGGCGACTATGTCGTCTTGAACTACGACATTTCCTCGGTGCCGGTGCAGACGGTTTCCGGCAGCATTCCGGCCGAGGCCGGCGAGCGGGTGTTATGGGTCCGGCTGAAGAAGCAGGAGGACGGTTTCTGGACGGTGACCGAATCGTCCTTTCACGAACTGCCTCCGCAGCCGGAGACCGTGATCCTGCGCAGCCAGCCATTTTATAGTGGCGGACTTGCCGCCGGCGACAGCATGCGTGTCGAATACGGCATCGAGCGCTACTACGTTCCCGAAGGCGAGGGCAAGCCGATCGAGGAGGCTCGCAATGACGGCAACGTCGCCATTGCAGTGCGTGTCTCGCCTGATGGAAGCGCACAGATCCGCAGCCTTCTCGTTGACGGCAAGCCGGTTTACGACGAGCCGCTTTACTGA
- the tig gene encoding trigger factor — protein MQVIETLAEGLKREIKVVIPAKDMQDKMNERLADVKDKVRINGFRPGKVPAAHLKKVYGKSIMADLVNEIVREQPAAILSSRGEKSATQPEIAMTEDKDEADKILAAEQDFEFTLSYEVLPPIELKSVKGIKVTREVIDISDDEVNEQVLKVAESARAYETKTGKAANGDRITMDYVGKVDGEAFEGGTDQGAELVLGSGRFIPGFEDQLIGVKAGAEKTITVTFPADYPAKNLAGKEATFDVSVKEVAAPADVEINDELASKLGIESADRLKEIVRGQIESQYGSLTRQKLKRQILDQLDEMYKFETPNSLVDAEYNGIWSQVNNDLAQSGKTFEDEDTTEEKAREEYKTLAERRVRLGLVLSEIGEKAGVEVSEDEMQRAIYDQLRQYPGQEKQILEFFRSQPGAAASIRAPIFEEKVIDHLLTEIDVTDKKVTKEELLAEEEGEAKAETKKAAPKKKAAAKAEAADTGEGEEAAPKKKAAPKKKAADESAE, from the coding sequence ATGCAGGTTATCGAAACGCTCGCTGAAGGGCTGAAGCGCGAAATCAAGGTCGTTATCCCGGCCAAGGACATGCAAGACAAGATGAATGAGCGTCTTGCCGATGTGAAGGACAAGGTTCGCATCAACGGCTTCCGTCCGGGCAAGGTCCCTGCCGCTCACCTCAAGAAGGTCTACGGTAAGTCGATCATGGCCGACCTCGTCAACGAGATCGTCCGCGAGCAGCCGGCCGCCATCCTGTCCAGCCGCGGCGAGAAGTCGGCCACGCAGCCGGAAATCGCCATGACGGAAGACAAGGACGAAGCCGACAAGATCCTCGCCGCCGAGCAGGATTTCGAATTCACGCTCTCCTATGAAGTTCTGCCGCCGATCGAGCTGAAGTCGGTCAAGGGCATCAAGGTCACGCGCGAAGTCATCGACATCTCGGACGACGAAGTCAACGAGCAGGTCCTGAAGGTCGCCGAAAGCGCCCGCGCCTACGAGACCAAGACCGGCAAGGCCGCGAACGGCGACCGCATCACCATGGATTACGTCGGTAAGGTCGACGGCGAAGCCTTCGAGGGCGGCACCGACCAGGGCGCCGAACTGGTGCTTGGCTCCGGCCGCTTCATTCCGGGCTTCGAAGACCAGCTCATCGGCGTCAAGGCCGGCGCCGAGAAGACCATCACCGTGACCTTCCCGGCCGACTACCCGGCCAAGAACCTCGCCGGCAAGGAAGCGACCTTCGACGTGTCAGTCAAGGAAGTCGCCGCACCTGCCGATGTCGAGATCAACGACGAACTCGCCTCCAAGCTCGGCATCGAATCTGCCGACCGCCTGAAGGAAATCGTCCGTGGCCAGATCGAATCGCAGTACGGCTCGCTGACCCGCCAGAAGCTGAAGCGCCAGATCCTCGATCAGCTCGACGAGATGTACAAGTTCGAGACCCCGAACTCGCTCGTCGACGCCGAATATAACGGCATCTGGAGCCAGGTGAACAACGACCTCGCCCAGTCCGGCAAGACCTTCGAGGACGAAGACACGACCGAAGAGAAGGCTCGCGAGGAATACAAGACGCTCGCCGAGCGCCGCGTTCGCCTAGGTCTCGTTCTCTCCGAAATCGGCGAAAAGGCCGGCGTCGAAGTCAGCGAAGACGAGATGCAGCGCGCCATCTACGATCAGCTGCGCCAGTATCCGGGCCAGGAAAAGCAGATCCTCGAATTCTTCCGCAGCCAGCCGGGTGCCGCCGCTTCGATCCGCGCACCGATCTTCGAAGAGAAGGTCATCGATCACCTGCTGACCGAAATCGACGTCACCGACAAGAAGGTGACCAAGGAAGAGCTGCTCGCCGAGGAAGAAGGCGAAGCAAAGGCCGAAACCAAGAAGGCCGCGCCGAAGAAGAAGGCTGCCGCCAAGGCCGAAGCAGCTGACACCGGTGAGGGCGAAGAAGCCGCACCGAAGAAGAAGGCTGCTCCGAAGAAGAAGGCGGCTGACGAAAGCGCCGAATAA
- a CDS encoding nuclear transport factor 2 family protein — translation MTAKHDMKKLVEEIYAVRDRGNVEATLALIGENCTFRMVGNTRLAPFSTEVSGDSFRQAITQLITVWDLSNIRTAGIYVDEDEQMVFAHREGEVRHIPSGVSFHTEFVDKIRFRDGKPVKIVEFVDTLQVAETTKMIQVA, via the coding sequence ATGACTGCAAAGCATGATATGAAGAAGCTAGTAGAGGAAATTTATGCTGTGCGTGACCGTGGCAATGTCGAAGCTACGCTGGCGCTGATCGGCGAGAATTGCACCTTTCGCATGGTCGGCAATACCCGACTGGCGCCTTTTTCGACTGAAGTAAGCGGGGATTCTTTTCGCCAGGCGATAACCCAGCTTATCACTGTATGGGATCTATCAAATATCAGGACAGCCGGCATCTATGTGGACGAAGATGAGCAGATGGTCTTTGCCCACCGCGAAGGCGAGGTCAGGCACATCCCATCGGGCGTGAGCTTCCATACGGAATTCGTCGACAAGATCCGTTTCCGCGATGGGAAACCGGTCAAGATCGTCGAATTCGTCGACACGCTGCAAGTGGCCGAGACAACCAAGATGATCCAAGTCGCTTAA